The proteins below come from a single Erysipelothrix piscisicarius genomic window:
- a CDS encoding pyrophosphohydrolase domain-containing protein — MGMNKEFNAVKEFHEKFGHPVKESPVMMDADRAAKRYAWMLEEINEFIEAEDLVEQADAMIDTIYFALGTLVEMGIEPEPLFEIVQHANMSKLWEDGKPHYNEDGKTIKPKGWEDPHLKLEQAIEAMKK; from the coding sequence ATGGGAATGAATAAAGAATTTAATGCCGTTAAAGAATTTCATGAGAAGTTTGGACATCCTGTCAAAGAATCACCAGTAATGATGGATGCGGATCGTGCAGCAAAGCGTTATGCATGGATGCTTGAAGAAATCAATGAGTTCATTGAAGCAGAAGATCTTGTTGAACAAGCAGACGCGATGATTGATACAATTTATTTTGCGTTAGGAACGCTTGTTGAGATGGGGATTGAACCAGAACCACTTTTTGAAATTGTCCAACATGCAAATATGAGCAAACTTTGGGAAGATGGAAAACCTCATTACAATGAAGATGGGAAAACAATTAAACCAAAGGGGTGGGAAGACCCTCATTTGAAACTCGAACAAGCAATTGAAGCAATGAAAAAATAA
- a CDS encoding SHOCT domain-containing protein, translating into MKDILEYSIQLAMIRQLLSKKLINKQEYFKIKKLLMEKYNISSDLTC; encoded by the coding sequence ATGAAGGACATATTAGAATATAGCATTCAGCTTGCCATGATCAGGCAATTATTAAGTAAAAAGCTAATAAACAAGCAGGAATATTTTAAGATTAAAAAACTTCTTATGGAAAAATATAATATTTCTTCAGATTTGACCTGCTAA
- a CDS encoding recombinase zinc beta ribbon domain-containing protein: protein MGKTFTLDPIKEDWRTLVKKISFIKDHHEGIISEEDFDKAQVIRLKRAKNRNTVGSKNGKRDKFSREYAFSCLLECGFCGSNLSRRTWHSNSQYKKVIWQCVTGTKKGEKFCPNSKGIEEIAIEKAFLESYRQLTSNNKDIVKDFLELVESSLNDKSLEKTIKKLEGEIIRINNKQNALVELRLEEKIDGGLYEEKYLAFQKEYLEKKKEKETLEYSLENNNKIKSRMKDFKSMLERKELLRDFDRYVFESIVEKVIVGEIDDDGKVDPYKLTFVYKTGFKDGLNGEDFKSPRKNAKNKTIGKNSAELSSYTNNHLDKSCYYISDATCGNHCIAYQTVAPKKQSVTQLCAFYSVFFISRYRLMTQ, encoded by the coding sequence ATGGGAAAGACCTTTACTCTAGATCCTATTAAAGAAGACTGGAGAACTTTGGTGAAGAAGATAAGTTTTATAAAGGACCACCATGAAGGGATTATAAGTGAAGAGGATTTTGATAAAGCTCAAGTTATTAGACTTAAAAGGGCTAAGAATAGAAATACTGTAGGCTCAAAGAATGGTAAAAGAGATAAATTCAGTAGGGAATATGCTTTTTCCTGCCTATTAGAATGTGGCTTCTGTGGTTCGAATTTATCCAGAAGGACCTGGCATAGCAATTCCCAATACAAGAAGGTTATTTGGCAATGTGTAACTGGAACTAAGAAGGGGGAAAAGTTTTGTCCTAATAGTAAGGGTATAGAGGAAATAGCCATAGAAAAGGCCTTTCTAGAGAGTTATAGGCAATTAACTTCAAACAATAAGGATATAGTCAAAGACTTCTTAGAACTAGTAGAATCCAGCTTAAATGATAAGAGCCTTGAGAAAACTATAAAGAAGCTAGAGGGAGAAATAATAAGAATAAACAATAAGCAAAATGCCTTAGTTGAGCTAAGACTAGAAGAAAAAATAGATGGTGGTTTATATGAGGAAAAGTACCTAGCTTTCCAAAAGGAGTATTTAGAAAAGAAGAAGGAAAAAGAAACCTTAGAATACAGCCTAGAAAACAACAATAAAATAAAGAGTAGGATGAAGGACTTTAAATCCATGCTGGAAAGAAAAGAACTCCTAAGAGACTTTGACAGGTATGTATTTGAAAGTATAGTAGAAAAGGTTATTGTTGGAGAGATAGACGATGATGGCAAGGTGGATCCATATAAGCTTACCTTTGTATATAAGACTGGCTTTAAGGATGGATTAAATGGAGAAGACTTTAAATCTCCTAGAAAAAATGCAAAGAATAAAACTATAGGGAAAAACTCTGCTGAATTGTCTTCCTATACTAATAACCACTTAGACAAATCATGTTACTATATTAGTGATGCCACATGTGGAAACCATTGCATTGCTTATCAAACAGTAGCCCCAAAAAAACAGAGTGTGACGCAGTTATGTGCGTTCTACTCTGTTTTTTTTATTTCAAGATATCGTTTAATGACTCAGTGA
- a CDS encoding restriction endonuclease subunit S — MEENKNKPAIRFKGFNEAWEQRRLGEVADIVGGGTPSTLNPDYWDGKIDWYSPAEINNQIYVNSSERKITDQGFKNSSTKILPVGTVLFTSRAGIGKTAILAKEGCTNQGFQSIVPHKNELDSYFIFSRTEELKRYGETVGAGSTFVEVSGKQMANMRLMMPEIIEEQEKIGTFFSNLDKLITLHQRKCFSIKNDKNYILKNERRQKIDF, encoded by the coding sequence ATGGAAGAGAATAAGAATAAACCAGCAATTAGGTTTAAAGGATTTAATGAAGCTTGGGAACAGCGTAGGTTGGGAGAAGTGGCAGACATTGTTGGTGGTGGAACACCAAGTACGTTAAATCCTGACTATTGGGATGGCAAAATAGATTGGTATTCTCCTGCCGAAATTAATAATCAAATATACGTGAATTCAAGTGAAAGAAAGATTACAGATCAGGGGTTTAAAAATAGTTCAACAAAGATTTTGCCTGTAGGAACCGTTTTATTTACTTCACGTGCAGGGATAGGAAAAACTGCCATTTTAGCCAAAGAAGGATGTACTAATCAAGGCTTTCAGTCTATTGTTCCACATAAAAATGAACTTGATTCCTATTTTATTTTTTCTCGAACTGAAGAGTTAAAAAGGTATGGTGAAACAGTAGGTGCAGGCTCTACATTTGTTGAGGTATCTGGAAAGCAAATGGCAAATATGAGGTTGATGATGCCTGAAATAATTGAAGAACAAGAAAAAATTGGTACCTTCTTTTCTAACCTAGACAAGCTTATCACCCTTCATCAGCGTAAGTGTTTTTCTATAAAAAATGATAAAAATTATATTTTAAAGAATGAGAGGAGGCAGAAAATTGATTTTTAA
- a CDS encoding restriction endonuclease subunit S: MKLNRNIITVSWEQRKLGEVGKATGGTSIESEFVAGGKYKVISIVSYSEDSIYTDQGIRANETKKTSNRILNKDDLTMILNDKTTSGNIIGRVLLIDADDAYVYNQRTPRIEVNKDEYIPVFLYHYLNATNIRSKVINASQGNTQIYVNWSAISELQYLMPKSLSEQKQIGTFFSKLDNLITLHQRQFFS, from the coding sequence TTGAAACTAAATAGAAATATAATAACTGTATCTTGGGAACAGCGTAAGTTGGGGGAGGTTGGAAAAGCAACAGGAGGAACTTCTATTGAATCAGAATTTGTAGCGGGTGGTAAATATAAAGTTATTAGCATAGTCTCATATTCTGAAGATAGCATATACACAGACCAAGGAATTAGAGCCAATGAAACAAAAAAAACATCAAATCGTATTTTAAACAAAGATGATTTAACAATGATACTTAATGATAAGACAACTTCAGGAAATATTATTGGACGTGTACTGCTTATAGACGCTGATGATGCTTATGTTTACAATCAGCGAACTCCAAGAATTGAGGTAAATAAGGATGAATATATACCAGTATTTTTATATCATTATTTGAACGCAACAAATATTCGCTCTAAAGTTATCAATGCATCTCAAGGGAATACTCAGATTTATGTTAATTGGTCTGCTATTAGTGAATTACAATATCTAATGCCTAAGTCTTTATCAGAACAAAAGCAGATTGGTACCTTTTTTAGCAAACTAGACAACCTTATCACCCTTCATCAGCGTCAGTTTTTCTCATGA
- a CDS encoding alpha-1,3-galactosidase-related protein encodes MKKSKYRMVMTLLSLSLAIPLLPITKISGDNSMKIISVNDYGADASGMKESGPAVARALEVAKAFEGPVEVQFNPGTYRITKEFAQTRDIHTSNTDSVDFPTKHIGILIEDNHNLTLNGQGAQILFEGNMMALAVVQSSNITIQNLSWDFLVPTTSEMTVFDFDTENKTVDFFIPSYFNYEIQGNSILWKSELDTSGKPYWTERNGHRNYGIQVKYPTEMMGRSYYANQDPFHGVSNIETLPSGRLRFTYNSKPQIDPVLGMNYQLLSNTERSTAGALVWESKDVTFEDVKISYMHGFGLLVQMSENVYFNRLKMETDIETGKNTSSYADGIHVSGSKGKIEITNSFFNNTHDDPINIHGTFTRGEKRISDTTLQLNYIHKQQGGFPQFYPGDKVIFYSRDTLESNDLETEYTVKNVQGPDASNPRTMVVEFEERIPDYVDENIGNEPKYVAENITYTPEILIKNNDFKNVFTRMILVTSRKKVIIEDNRFDAPTMPTLFFSNDSDEWYESGPIRDLEIRNNTFKIRSLGRTWWKYAPAIYFHPVTKGGHLPSAEHPIHKNILIEDNTFYLESDGVLRAESVENLTFRNNKVLRLNPEISLHLDGDETLAVGREYPLRLEANGNQVQGLGVLPNGPENNSGSVANVLEFKNSKNVIVEGNNYDDGLKKNVLIEGMGPHHYQINDVDLDVLTKRENRKPTEPVGAIYYVSTHPDIASVDAEGVIQTHRKGKTDIYAYTVWNDTLIKSNMKSITVDEIQTERLVFDEPIIHIDPSMDSISVLIGGETFDMRALTIQSFDEAIVSFEGGIPTIRKSGIAKALITYNEKEGIVYFVVDQPEDQLVLNPQVQIEDRNHALNLNTTSFTIDRENGQDLWENDNRLSNLVRVDLEPTSDEARVYIATMDGLPLRAQNSWDSSYMLLMKKKEDGTLDRDNYISMGKRAHADGIGFVQEINGQGKEAATNTIEDNPTTKQTFALEHRNNKVHAYVLNDEGFKHIHTFENIEHLGDHPVLRLQAGAIHKRIAHLK; translated from the coding sequence ATGAAAAAAAGTAAATATCGCATGGTGATGACACTTTTATCACTTAGCCTAGCGATACCATTGTTACCAATTACAAAAATTAGCGGGGATAACTCAATGAAAATCATCTCAGTGAATGATTATGGTGCGGATGCATCGGGAATGAAAGAAAGTGGACCGGCTGTTGCACGAGCACTTGAAGTAGCGAAAGCGTTTGAAGGTCCAGTCGAAGTCCAATTTAATCCGGGAACTTACCGGATAACCAAAGAATTTGCGCAAACACGTGATATTCATACATCAAACACAGATAGTGTTGATTTTCCAACCAAACACATTGGGATTCTGATTGAAGACAATCATAATTTAACGCTAAATGGTCAAGGAGCCCAAATACTGTTTGAGGGGAATATGATGGCTTTGGCGGTTGTCCAATCTTCAAACATTACCATCCAAAACTTATCGTGGGATTTCTTAGTTCCCACAACATCTGAAATGACGGTTTTTGATTTCGATACTGAAAATAAAACGGTGGATTTTTTTATTCCATCATATTTTAATTATGAAATTCAAGGGAATTCGATCTTATGGAAATCCGAGTTAGATACAAGTGGGAAGCCGTATTGGACTGAACGTAATGGTCATAGGAACTATGGAATTCAAGTTAAATATCCTACTGAAATGATGGGACGAAGCTATTATGCGAATCAAGACCCATTTCATGGTGTTTCAAATATTGAAACCTTACCCAGCGGACGCCTACGGTTCACCTACAACTCAAAACCTCAGATTGATCCGGTATTGGGCATGAATTATCAATTGCTGTCCAATACCGAACGCAGTACTGCGGGAGCGCTTGTGTGGGAGAGTAAAGACGTAACGTTTGAGGATGTTAAGATTTCATACATGCATGGTTTTGGACTGCTGGTTCAAATGTCTGAGAATGTTTATTTTAATCGTTTAAAAATGGAAACAGATATTGAAACAGGGAAAAATACTTCAAGTTATGCAGATGGAATTCATGTATCGGGATCAAAAGGGAAGATTGAAATTACCAATTCGTTTTTTAATAATACCCATGATGATCCCATAAATATTCACGGAACATTTACCCGTGGGGAAAAAAGAATCTCCGACACCACACTTCAATTAAACTATATTCATAAACAACAAGGAGGGTTTCCACAATTTTACCCTGGAGACAAGGTAATCTTCTATTCACGCGATACGTTGGAATCTAACGATTTAGAAACGGAATATACCGTTAAAAATGTTCAAGGTCCGGATGCATCCAATCCTCGTACGATGGTCGTCGAATTTGAAGAACGAATTCCCGATTATGTTGATGAGAACATTGGAAACGAGCCCAAATATGTTGCGGAAAACATTACCTACACACCGGAAATTTTGATTAAAAACAATGATTTCAAAAATGTATTTACTCGGATGATTCTTGTAACTTCAAGAAAAAAGGTAATCATTGAAGACAATCGTTTTGATGCACCGACAATGCCAACTTTATTTTTCTCGAATGACTCGGATGAATGGTATGAATCCGGTCCAATCCGTGATTTAGAGATTCGAAACAATACATTTAAAATTCGATCACTAGGAAGGACCTGGTGGAAATATGCACCGGCTATCTACTTCCATCCTGTAACCAAAGGCGGCCATCTACCATCCGCAGAGCATCCAATTCATAAAAATATTCTTATAGAAGATAATACCTTTTATCTCGAAAGTGATGGTGTCTTACGTGCAGAAAGTGTTGAGAACCTCACCTTTAGAAATAATAAGGTATTACGTCTTAACCCAGAAATAAGTCTGCACCTGGACGGGGATGAAACATTAGCTGTTGGGCGTGAATACCCCCTCCGCTTGGAAGCGAATGGTAATCAAGTTCAGGGACTAGGTGTCTTGCCCAACGGTCCAGAAAACAATTCGGGTTCAGTTGCGAATGTCTTAGAATTTAAGAATAGTAAGAATGTAATTGTCGAAGGAAATAATTATGATGATGGACTCAAGAAAAATGTTCTTATTGAGGGGATGGGACCTCACCATTATCAGATTAACGATGTCGATCTCGATGTTTTAACCAAGCGTGAAAATCGAAAACCGACTGAACCTGTGGGGGCCATTTACTATGTATCGACGCATCCCGACATCGCAAGTGTGGATGCTGAAGGTGTGATTCAAACACATCGAAAAGGAAAAACAGACATTTATGCCTATACCGTTTGGAATGATACACTCATCAAATCAAACATGAAATCAATTACCGTTGATGAGATACAGACCGAAAGACTTGTATTTGATGAACCCATTATCCATATAGACCCTTCAATGGATTCCATATCGGTGCTTATTGGTGGTGAGACTTTTGACATGAGAGCGTTAACCATTCAAAGTTTTGATGAAGCGATAGTATCTTTTGAAGGTGGAATTCCAACTATTAGAAAGAGCGGAATCGCCAAGGCATTGATAACTTACAATGAAAAAGAAGGCATTGTGTACTTTGTTGTGGATCAACCCGAAGACCAGCTGGTTCTAAATCCTCAAGTTCAAATTGAAGACCGAAATCATGCGCTAAACCTTAACACGACATCCTTTACAATCGATCGTGAAAATGGCCAAGATTTATGGGAAAACGATAATCGATTATCGAATCTTGTACGCGTCGATCTCGAACCAACATCCGATGAAGCTCGCGTATACATTGCGACAATGGATGGCTTGCCTTTACGTGCTCAGAACAGTTGGGATTCAAGTTATATGTTATTAATGAAGAAAAAGGAAGATGGAACCTTAGATCGCGATAACTATATCTCGATGGGTAAACGGGCTCATGCTGATGGTATTGGTTTTGTTCAGGAGATTAATGGGCAGGGGAAAGAAGCCGCAACAAACACGATAGAGGATAATCCGACGACCAAGCAAACCTTTGCGTTGGAACATCGCAATAACAAAGTGCATGCTTATGTTCTAAATGATGAGGGCTTCAAACACATTCATACATTTGAAAATATTGAGCATCTTGGAGACCATCCAGTTTTGCGTTTGCAGGCTGGGGCAATACACAAAAGAATCGCACACTTGAAGTGA
- a CDS encoding type I restriction endonuclease subunit R, EcoR124 family produces MEEAVKYYSGDREVDLFVEHLPFNLSKMNELTRDIEYLFDRAGIPNFEKLPEDLSERGQFAKLFSEFNKYLEAGKVQGFTWDKKFYSFEDGEEINIKMDEYIYLTLAQRYKELSEFVETGDSDGDLPFDIDGYLTEIDTGKIDTNYMNSRFEKYLRDLRQENIDPEEIQKTLNELHKSFASLSQEEQKFANIFLHDVERGEADLVEGKSFRDYITEYQLSAKNKQVIDLHNAIGLDMELLENKSGKKLPMFMVNRDISKLLREFILTGGFDIYEEE; encoded by the coding sequence ATAGAGGAGGCAGTTAAGTATTATTCAGGTGATAGGGAGGTTGATTTATTTGTAGAACATCTACCTTTTAATCTTAGTAAGATGAATGAATTGACAAGGGATATTGAATATCTTTTTGATAGAGCAGGAATACCTAATTTTGAAAAATTGCCAGAAGATTTATCGGAAAGAGGGCAGTTTGCAAAACTTTTCTCAGAATTTAATAAATATCTTGAAGCTGGAAAAGTCCAGGGATTTACTTGGGACAAAAAGTTCTATAGTTTTGAAGATGGTGAAGAAATTAATATTAAAATGGATGAATACATTTATCTTACATTGGCTCAGAGATATAAGGAATTATCAGAGTTTGTTGAAACTGGTGATTCTGATGGAGATTTACCCTTTGATATAGATGGGTATCTTACAGAGATAGATACTGGAAAGATAGATACAAACTATATGAATTCAAGATTTGAAAAGTATTTAAGGGATTTAAGACAAGAAAATATAGATCCAGAGGAAATCCAAAAGACTCTTAATGAACTTCATAAATCATTTGCTAGTTTATCTCAGGAAGAACAAAAGTTTGCAAATATTTTTTTACATGATGTAGAGAGAGGGGAAGCAGACCTTGTAGAAGGTAAATCTTTTAGAGATTATATTACAGAATATCAGTTATCTGCTAAGAATAAGCAAGTTATAGATCTGCATAATGCTATTGGACTAGATATGGAACTTCTTGAAAATAAAAGTGGTAAAAAACTTCCAATGTTTATGGTAAATAGGGATATTTCAAAACTCCTGAGAGAATTTATTTTAACTGGTGGCTTTGATATTTATGAGGAAGAATAG
- a CDS encoding HNH endonuclease, translating into MTKRIKTTKKEIADYWADRIDTMNLTVSSSQASTHCWRCGVKKRLDRCHILADALGGADTPSNFVLLCKHCHTDNPNVSDSEIIWDWLSAYAVSSDQVYWFEQGLREYAYIYHESINREVIDTKLFQETFLKQMEHVSHHFGQPRNNPATIAGALRLTLNEINKDR; encoded by the coding sequence ATGACAAAACGTATCAAAACAACGAAAAAAGAAATTGCGGATTATTGGGCAGATCGTATCGATACGATGAATTTGACCGTATCTTCAAGTCAAGCAAGCACCCATTGTTGGCGTTGCGGTGTCAAAAAGCGATTAGATCGATGTCATATACTTGCGGATGCACTTGGAGGTGCGGATACCCCTTCAAACTTTGTTTTACTTTGTAAACATTGTCATACTGATAATCCAAATGTCAGTGATTCAGAGATAATTTGGGATTGGCTGAGCGCGTATGCGGTGTCATCAGATCAGGTTTATTGGTTTGAACAAGGACTGCGCGAATATGCATATATTTATCATGAATCCATCAACCGTGAAGTTATTGATACCAAATTATTTCAAGAAACTTTTTTAAAACAAATGGAACATGTATCGCATCACTTTGGGCAGCCTCGTAATAATCCCGCTACAATTGCAGGTGCGTTGCGATTAACG
- a CDS encoding FAD-dependent oxidoreductase — protein sequence MKKVKNVIIGFGKAGKTLAKRLASEQEEVFVIETSSEMYGGTCINIGCIPSKSLIHDSETHIPFTDAVRSKDQTVSLLRHKNYHMLQDNPLITVVDGTARFVSNTVLEITNDTTETYQIEAERIFINTGSVPIPPQASMLQNSKYLIDSTQAMNLSKLPEELIIIGAGYIGLEFASMFNAYGSKVTILDEKAVFLPREDRDIANAIYDAFTDRGIAINMGVSLSGVDDYQDHALVSYITQDELHSTRASKILGAIGRKQNTENLGLEHTDINVDDRGAILVDSHLKTNVPNIWALGDVKGGPQFTYISLDDFRIVEDDLFGNHQRTTDNRTTVPYTLFITPPLSRVGLTEQQALDQNIDIQVFKQHLSAIPKAHVSGNTTGLFKIIIDRTTNHLIGASLFGIESHEMINLITLAMDLKLDYRILRDRIYTHPTITESLNDILK from the coding sequence ATGAAGAAAGTAAAAAATGTTATTATTGGTTTTGGAAAAGCTGGGAAAACACTCGCTAAACGACTCGCTTCAGAACAAGAAGAAGTCTTCGTTATTGAGACGTCATCGGAAATGTATGGCGGTACCTGCATTAATATTGGGTGCATCCCTTCGAAGTCCTTAATTCATGATAGTGAAACGCATATTCCTTTTACCGATGCAGTTCGTTCAAAAGATCAAACGGTTTCGCTGCTTCGACATAAGAATTATCACATGCTTCAGGACAATCCGCTTATCACGGTTGTAGATGGGACTGCACGTTTTGTTTCAAATACAGTCCTTGAAATCACAAATGACACAACGGAAACGTATCAAATCGAAGCTGAACGGATTTTTATTAATACAGGATCTGTTCCAATTCCACCCCAAGCTTCAATGCTTCAAAACAGTAAATATTTAATCGATTCCACACAGGCCATGAACCTTTCAAAATTACCCGAAGAGTTAATTATTATTGGAGCAGGCTATATTGGTTTGGAGTTTGCTTCGATGTTTAACGCTTATGGTTCCAAGGTAACCATTCTTGATGAAAAAGCGGTTTTCTTGCCTCGGGAAGATCGTGACATCGCCAATGCGATTTACGATGCCTTTACCGATCGGGGAATCGCGATTAATATGGGTGTTTCCTTGAGCGGTGTGGATGACTATCAAGACCATGCATTAGTAAGCTATATCACACAAGACGAACTGCACAGTACTCGTGCCTCGAAGATTCTCGGTGCAATCGGTCGTAAGCAAAATACCGAAAATCTTGGATTAGAACATACCGATATAAACGTTGATGATCGAGGTGCCATTCTTGTCGATTCACACCTTAAAACCAATGTCCCTAATATTTGGGCTTTGGGAGATGTGAAAGGTGGACCTCAGTTTACGTATATTTCTCTCGATGATTTCCGCATTGTGGAAGATGATCTCTTTGGTAATCATCAACGCACAACGGATAATCGAACTACCGTACCTTATACGCTCTTTATCACTCCTCCTCTATCACGAGTTGGCCTTACGGAACAACAAGCCCTTGATCAAAACATTGACATCCAAGTGTTTAAACAACACCTCAGCGCCATTCCTAAAGCACATGTAAGTGGCAATACAACGGGACTCTTTAAAATCATAATTGACCGCACCACAAATCATCTTATCGGTGCCTCACTCTTTGGCATTGAATCCCACGAAATGATTAACTTAATCACACTTGCCATGGATTTAAAACTCGATTATCGTATCTTGCGAGACCGTATTTATACTCACCCTACAATCACTGAGTCATTAAACGATATCTTGAAATAA
- a CDS encoding recombinase family protein produces the protein MKKVEVIKGEGLLNARRNGVEIKLKRVAAYCRVSTDSEDQLQSYHSQVNYYTDLINDNSDWTMAVIYADEAITGTQIDKRLDFQRLINDCMNGDIDMIITKSISRFARNTLDTLKYVRQLKEMNVAVFFEEENINTLTMDGELLLVILSSVAQQEVENISANVKKGLKMKMQRGELVGFHGCLGYDYDSESKTISINEDEAQIVRYIFKRYLEGAGGSVICRELENLGYSSPRGSSKWSATTVLGIIKNEKYKEIFDGKDLYSRSY, from the coding sequence ATGAAGAAGGTTGAAGTCATAAAAGGTGAAGGACTTTTAAATGCTAGAAGAAATGGTGTGGAGATAAAATTAAAAAGAGTGGCAGCCTATTGTAGAGTAAGTACTGATAGTGAAGATCAGCTTCAAAGTTATCATTCCCAAGTAAACTATTATACAGATTTAATAAACGATAACTCTGATTGGACTATGGCAGTGATATATGCAGATGAAGCTATCACAGGGACACAAATAGACAAAAGATTAGATTTTCAAAGACTGATAAATGATTGTATGAATGGAGATATAGACATGATTATCACCAAGTCTATATCCAGATTCGCTAGGAATACTTTAGATACTCTTAAGTATGTAAGGCAATTAAAAGAAATGAATGTGGCAGTCTTTTTTGAAGAAGAGAACATTAACACTCTAACTATGGATGGAGAATTACTCCTAGTTATACTTAGTTCTGTAGCCCAGCAAGAGGTGGAAAATATTTCTGCCAATGTTAAGAAAGGTTTAAAGATGAAAATGCAAAGAGGGGAACTAGTAGGCTTTCATGGTTGTCTAGGTTATGATTATGATAGTGAGAGTAAAACTATATCCATAAATGAAGATGAAGCCCAGATAGTAAGATATATCTTCAAGAGATACTTAGAAGGGGCAGGGGGAAGTGTAATATGCAGAGAACTAGAAAACCTTGGATACAGCTCTCCTAGAGGCTCTAGTAAGTGGTCAGCAACTACTGTACTAGGAATTATAAAGAATGAAAAGTACAAGGAGATCTTTGATGGGAAAGACCTTTACTCTAGATCCTATTAA
- a CDS encoding site-specific integrase — MAKEDKNKELFCDYYERWIDVYKNGAVREVTMNKYRMTHRWITRLVPKLTLEELDRIEYQKLLNEYAKTHERQTTMDFHHQMKGAILDAVDEGLIDRDPTRKAIIKGKTPGAKKIKYLNQFQLQTLLSNLELKEEVNWDYFILLAAKTGMRFSEALALTPDDFNFRQQSVSISKTWDYKGKGGFLPTKNRSSERKVQIDWQTVIQFSELIKGLPEDKPIFIKENKKIYNSTINDKLARLCKKSNVPIISIHGLRHTHASLLLFAGVSTASVARRLGHSSINTTQKTYLHIIQELENKDVDLVMRTLAGLS; from the coding sequence ATGGCTAAAGAGGATAAAAATAAGGAATTGTTCTGCGATTATTATGAAAGATGGATTGATGTATACAAGAATGGAGCAGTAAGAGAAGTTACAATGAATAAATATCGTATGACACATAGATGGATAACAAGACTTGTACCAAAACTTACACTTGAAGAACTTGATAGAATTGAATATCAAAAACTTTTAAATGAATATGCCAAGACTCATGAAAGACAGACAACAATGGATTTTCATCATCAAATGAAAGGTGCAATTCTTGATGCAGTTGATGAAGGACTGATTGACAGAGATCCGACAAGGAAAGCAATTATTAAAGGGAAAACTCCGGGAGCAAAAAAAATCAAGTATTTAAATCAGTTTCAGCTCCAGACTTTACTTTCTAATCTTGAACTTAAAGAGGAAGTTAATTGGGATTACTTTATTTTATTGGCTGCAAAAACTGGAATGAGATTTTCAGAAGCACTTGCTCTTACTCCAGATGACTTTAATTTTAGACAACAGTCTGTGTCTATTTCTAAAACATGGGATTACAAAGGTAAAGGTGGTTTTCTTCCAACAAAAAATCGCTCATCAGAACGCAAGGTTCAAATTGATTGGCAGACTGTAATTCAGTTTTCTGAACTTATAAAAGGTTTACCTGAAGACAAGCCGATATTTATAAAAGAAAATAAAAAAATATATAATTCGACTATTAATGATAAACTTGCAAGACTCTGTAAAAAAAGTAATGTTCCTATTATATCTATTCATGGATTAAGGCATACCCATGCTTCTTTACTTTTGTTTGCAGGGGTTTCCACAGCAAGTGTAGCAAGGAGGCTTGGACATTCCAGTATAAATACAACTCAGAAAACATATCTGCATATTATACAGGAATTAGAAAATAAAGACGTTGACTTAGTAATGCGAACACTTGCAGGACTATCATAA